The following nucleotide sequence is from Salvia splendens isolate huo1 chromosome 2, SspV2, whole genome shotgun sequence.
ATATCTTTAGGAAAGTTCAAATTAACATCCCTCTTGTTGAAGCACTTCAACAAATGCCAAGTTATGCAAAGTTCCTAAAGGATGTGGTCTCACTAAAGAGGAAATGGGGGCACTATGAGACGGTCAACTTGACGGAGAGTTGCAGTGCAATTATTCAAAGGAAGTTGCCGGCCAAAATGCAAGATCCGGGAAGCTTCACTATTGAGTGCACTATTGGAAATTGCTTTGTGGAGAATGCCTTGTGCGATCTAGGGGCTAGCATTAATCCTATGCCATTGTCCTTCTTCAACAAGTTGAATATTGGTAAATTGAGATCGACTAGCATTACTTTGCAAATGGcggataggtagtttttggctttgaaccttccatagtcaacaccatcagatacacaggcggactagtagcgcgatgctttgaactattcctccacgtcgtgcaccgagacaatgatgttaacacttaaacacctcaacctcatccgttctcacgttttgtgtccatttcaggccttggacaccactttggattcataagtgtatcgtttgaagcggccccacttcacacttacataggtgattcctcgttaagtatcttgccatacccggtctctttgagaacttcatctcaacgagatcctttagggatcattaaaagtcatagacttaacctcaccactaggcaagttttacaacactctattgcttagttttcccattgaaccaagttcttgggatctccagtcatcatggttgggttaccactatgacaattctttagtttgtggatttcaaactcattccctctagcaatttattcatttgatcacgatttaaccctttggttagcggatccgctagattatccaatgactttatgtagtcaattgtaatcacccctgttgtgatcaaatgtctcacggtattatgtcgtcgacgaatgtgtcgagacttaccattgtacaagccactatttgccctcccaatagcggcttggctatcacagtgaattaacactggaggcacAGGCTTTGatcaacatggaatatcttcaaggaagtttttaagccattcggcttcttccgcggctttatctaaagctatgaattcagattccatagtggatcgggctatacatgtttgtttcgtggatttccatgagacagcaccacccccaataaatagtaaagacatatccacttgttgaaagtgagtctttgttatcggatatccaatttgcatcgcagtacccttcaagtaccgggggtatctcgaaaagttgtagcccatgatttgtgtatacttgagatacctcaaaactcttacaagagctttccaattcTCCTTgtttggattgctcgtgtatcgtctcaacttgttcacggcgcaagtaatatcaggtcgagtgcaattaggaagatacataatgcatccaatgacccgtgcataatcttTTTGTGCAAGGGGTTCACCCCTGTTCTTGCTGAAATGAACATTGAGCTCTCTAGGCGTCTTAGCTGGGATGCCATCATAGGCATTGAATTTCTTTAgtactttctcaatataatgagattgtgttaatgTGATTCATTTGAATTAGAATTTTTTATTCCAAAAatcacatcggctagacccatatccttcatgtcaaagtttttcTTTAGCATGGTTTTCGTATAGTTAATCACTtaggtgttactacccatgattaacatatcatcaatgtagagacacactataacgtatccattatcagtgtttttaatgtagacacatttgtcacattcgttgattttaaatccatttgataacatcacattatcaaatttcaagtgtcattgcaacgacgcttgtttcaatccatagagggactTAACCAGTTTGCAAACCTTTTACTCTTGTctaggtactacaaaaccttcaggttgttccacaTAGATTTCATCTTAAGTCACCAtctatacttatcaactgttcaaACGGCCTTAAACTTGCTTTAAGGACTCATTTgaatcctaaaggtttagcaccttcaggtagatcaaccaacacccaagtgtgatttagcaaaattgaatcaatttcgctttgaacagtttCTCTTTAGTGCAGCCCATCTGGGCCAGCAAAgactacttttatcgatgttagttcttcatccaacataaaagcaatatagtcaggaccaaatgtctttggtgtactgaccctactaccacgtcttagtattgtatcgtttggatcaggccttgttcgcttgcgcgattctggctcttcatccgctgatttagaactagtggcttcatcctcaattctcgtctcagaattggatgcaacattttccttgtctttgcgaggaaatatattttttcaagaaatactacATTTCTTTactcgattgttgttcctaTGGTCGCAGTATGTATTTCAGACTTGtagacaacaaatcgatatgcactactattaagtgcatacccaataaagatgcaatcaatcgtgttaggaccgattgtaacttctttcggcggaggaaccatcacctttgtcaaacacccccacacactttgaggtatttgtaggatgacttccttctcTTTCACAACTTGTAAGGAGTGACATCCTTACTTTGAGTGgaattttgtttaggatgtagttagctgtcaaaacagcttcccccacatgttctggggcatccccgatgtaacatcccaaaaatttgtatgacctttatttaataaatgtcggttggaaatttcatttatgaaatttaaattgttgctacgtgttTGAGTTtggttatgtggaataaatcatcatgggggaattggaatgaagtgctaattagattttaatgtggggagtcaatttaaataaaatcatgcatcttgttctagccaaaaaaatggctattgtcggcccctccaattattgagaatttattctttattggatttaattaattgtttgggatattcatccaaattaaatccaattaaatcttgccacattttattccctcgcCCCAATtcaattaagagttgaattatttccttgtggctaattaagccaattttcggtgtccctattttttagaggagaatatatttgtttcttattttgtggaatccctttatTCAATggaataccaaattaatacctaagtcaattaattggggatgtgaatatttccttgtgtcGCACGCCCCATTTTggttaatttccttgtgcaaatttatttagttgttgcctattttatgggagtcttttcctataaagaaattaccaaatttaaatcctattctatttaattgaggatttaaataatttccttgtgcatttccttatggaattttcgtcccttcctcattattttcctacttggagatttaatttattttgttcccttgtttatggaatattcacttttatttcctaagttgtgaatatattctctccaagtaaataccaaataaattccttgttatgctctacatggaattttcgaattcCTCCCCATCCTacatgcctattttattcttttaattatgtgacttttatttcatttggcCATTATGTTATccctccataattaattaaataattctttaaacTTTAACCTAATCCTAtacaaacacctaaactaaaccctagcccccatctccCTCAAAATTTCGTGCCTCCCCCCTTCACtctccatcctctccaaaaacttcttccctcattgtttcttgcatcaattggagtggatttttcaaGAGTTTCGACGAATCGCCTCCATCCTTGTTCCTACCGTTCGTTTTCGTGATTCGaaaaggtataactaagtttttcttctcatctcttcattgaaacattattcttgaatcctacatgcatatagagggtgtaggattaatagatcgaaaaatttatcggtgggaaagtgtgattgcataagaactttgataatattgtgtttttgattgaaatcatgtgatgttggattggaatagttggtgaatgatgtgagttcatgtgcaaatatgtgtgtgagaaacttttaagcatgattatgtgtgttcgagcatgaaaaatcgatgtttgtttgatggaagatgaaaaccctattttcgatctATGAACCTgaaaatctgtggtgcacgaccagtgacttatgatctgtgattgacctatcaaacgaacgaattttgctatgaaatatttactgagtaaacttcaagatgttttctgtgtctcgtgtgaatttcagcccgttttatcgaaaaatgaatttttaataaatttttgaagttgactgcgcaaatctgccagaaacgtgagttctcgccaagaatgtttcgttttctttttgtctgaccaaatgacctccgattgatgtgattcttgagatatatgaaaatttgaagtgtcttctgtattgtgttaaattttcagctttttttggcatcgtatgaatttatggtgaatttttcaaatgaactgcgcaatactgccagaaattgtatgttccgaccagagagttcaatatgtgatatgactgactaaatgacgtgatttcgatatgaaaattttcatggatgaacttgaatgtgtcctctgtatcgtgaccaaaatttagcatgttttgaggtcgggtgaatttaaagtgacttttacaaaacggtcgcgcaattctgccagttttctgccttgattaaatgacacttatttttcaagtttaaaagtattgtatgatgcatgtatgtccaaggaatgtgcttaaatgttgaaatcacttgtgataagttgaaatgtgttacgtgtgtttacacctttgagatgtatgtcgggtttgggaaattgaggaaaacgatgagagagaaacgataggacatgcatagtgatatgttgttgtgtgaggctgacttgtgttgtcgttgacaagggtgttgtgtattcgtgaactcgaggatcgagagttgctaagttgggttgtgaattgctaagcgaacgaggtggactttcttttcaaacctctttacttttccgaaaaatattatgtggagatataagggtggtttaactgttatgtcatgccatgatgtttttgttatgagattatgtgcctgatgcctagttcgtatgagtttactccgttaggctatatggctgtgttgtgaaacgaattcgggtccgagtagggccgtaaaccctatcgggctgtgtacactggtgggatcgtgagccgtccttgcaagtcggccggtctcgtgggcgaatagtgtggccacactattgtcgcactgtgattgtgattgatggattgatgtgaaaagtggggagataaattgtctggccagacttgaatatttttgtgtttctcgtgattttcttaatacataaaactcgagatcactggtatggatgacataacttattaaaatgttttcggcatgagcccattgagtacaacaagtactcagccctgcatattatttttcttatgtgcaggttgagcgggatgttgcggtggatgttgagctggcttgagaacgtaggatacgttgtgtcgtcatacataggcgtagtccttgactctccttaaactgtattttccgctgctataacttgaaccatgtctcaagactttaatcttttctttatgctttgtgtttgaacatgtatggtggtgattagtttttaaacaagtgtttacgttgtctttgaaaatgatattcttcgagatttaagttaaatgtttgttttactttagttattaatggttgtatttcttaagtctaattttttttccgttgtccttttttaatgtatttttcttatgtcttttcaaaaaaaaatataaccttaaaatttttaaactaagttgttttcctttctttaagttaattaagttgatcttctaaattgtaatccatgcatgtcggtcacgatcgccgcgtttgtggtaccccttgtatgggcggtcgtgacagagtggtatcagagctttgttctttcgctctggtccgagagtcttctttcactttaagtctaagttagtgaacccgtattgactagaagtgtcacgaaggctcaacatccaaagcatcacgctcaaccaaggaaagtgaggtatgttttaaagttgttgatgaaatatgagaacGAGGTATAAACTttatgatatgatgaggatggtttgggcaaaagaatgcatgagcatgtaattacgtgatgatgtgatgtgattCTCATGTTCAAATTCGTGAATAAATGATGTGATGACGTAAagaagttgaatgtgagcatgatttgtgagat
It contains:
- the LOC121780354 gene encoding uncharacterized protein LOC121780354, with the translated sequence MPEKEAIVQPDEEETIEVETPTKSPPKDQPETIVPPKPTEAKLPFPQMMQKKKKDEQFSRFLDIFRKVQINIPLVEALQQMPSYAKFLKDVVSLKRKWGHYETVNLTESCSAIIQRKLPAKMQDPGSFTIECTIGNCFVENALCDLGASINPMPLSFFNKLNIGKLRSTSITLQMADR